GCAAGGACCATGCCGCGGAGCGAGCAGCGACGGTCATCGAGGACGGTGACGTGCTGTTGACCCACGAGAACTCCTCGACGGTGATGGCAACTCTCGAGTACGCTCTCGATGCGAACAAACAGTTCGAGTTGTACGTGACGGAATCTCGGCCCCGGTTCATCGGGCGGCGAACCGCCCGCCAGCTATCCGACCGCGATGGTGTAGCGGTAACGCTCATTACCGACAGTGCTGCGGGACACTTTCTCCCCACGTGTGATCGAGTCATGGTCGGCATGAACTGTGTCATCGAAGGGACCGTCTACAACCGCGTGGGGACGTACCCGATCATCGCAACCGCCGCCGATTCGGACGTGCCGGTAACGGTCGTCGGATCGTCGACGAAGTTCATCGACACCGGCTTCGTATTCGAAAACGAACACCGATCGCCGTCCGAAGTGCTGCTCGAACCATCTGACGGATTCGACGTGGCGAATCCGGCGTACGACGCGACGCCGGTCAGGCTCCTCGATACGATCGTTACGGACGAGCAGACACACGAGTGCTGACAGATCCGGGTGAATCGTCTCTGAGGGACGGGAGCGCTCGCTCCCCACTCAACGCCACCGATACTTATTTCCTCCTCGTCGATGGATTTGTTATGTGGTACCAATACCCAATCACCTCACTGTACTTCGGTACGCGAAATCGATTCGCCATTCTCTGGGGTGCGGAGATACGAACTCAGACGGAACGGCGCGTTGAAATCGGCGGGAATGCATCGATTGGACATCGACCCACGACGAGAAATTCACACCAATGACCGACCGACCCGAAGCAGAACGCACCACGATTAGCGAACACAGTCGCAAAATTCCCTGCCCGACTGACTCACCGATTACGGGCAGGCTCACTGACTTCGGACTGCTAGGCGAAATACGCGCTCACGAACACGAAACTGAGACGGGTTTCGTGGGAACGGAGAACGGTACGGGAGGGTCCCGTGACCGTCGACCGCACCTCCCAGACCGATGTCGTCGTCCTCGGCGGTGGTTCGACGGGCTGTGGCATCGCTCGCGATCTCGCGATGCGCGGGATAGAGGTCACGCTCGTCGAGAAGGGAAACCTGACCCACGGGACGACAGGCCGGATGCACGGGTTACTCCACAGCGGCGGTCGGTACGCCGTCTCGGACAAGGAGAGCGCGAAAGAGTGCGTCCAGGAAAACTACGTCCTCCAGGAGATCGCGGATCACTGTATCGAAATGACCGGCGGACTCTTCGTCAAACGGCCCGAGGATACCGACGAGTACTTCAGAAAGAAATTGCGAGGGTGCCGGGAGTGTGATATCCCGACCAAAGTACTCACCGGGGAGCAGGCCCGCGAGATGGAGCCGTACCTCGCGACCGATATCGACCGCGCGATCTGGGTTCCCGACGGAGCCGACGTGATCGCTTCCTGTACCTCCTGTTCGCTGTCGCTTCGTCAGGGGTACCCGGAGCTATTCGACATCGAGGGCACCGAGGACGTCTCCGACGATACGTTCGAGGCCCTCGAGTATCTCCGTATCCACGAGAACCTCGAGTCGGAACTCGACGACACGACGGTCGACTTTCCGGACCTCGCCTACCACGCCCCCTGTCACGCCCGGAACCAGGGCCTTGCTCGGCAAGCCCTCGAGACGTTTCGCGAGGTGGAGGGGGTCACCATCGAAGACGTCGGCGACTCCTGTTCGGGCATCTCCGGAACCCACGGCTGGAAAGCGGAGAAGTACCACACCTCGATGGAGATCGGTG
The nucleotide sequence above comes from Halosolutus halophilus. Encoded proteins:
- a CDS encoding translation initiation factor eIF-2B, whose translation is MIDETVTEIEEMQTQSASIVAVKAARALRELTEREYYTVEEYLRSLSRNSAALHRASPSHATLYTTQRRIVTEVTESNPAAVDEAKERTLTAIQAVVTDVESSKDHAAERAATVIEDGDVLLTHENSSTVMATLEYALDANKQFELYVTESRPRFIGRRTARQLSDRDGVAVTLITDSAAGHFLPTCDRVMVGMNCVIEGTVYNRVGTYPIIATAADSDVPVTVVGSSTKFIDTGFVFENEHRSPSEVLLEPSDGFDVANPAYDATPVRLLDTIVTDEQTHEC
- a CDS encoding FAD-dependent oxidoreductase, with translation MRGIEVTLVEKGNLTHGTTGRMHGLLHSGGRYAVSDKESAKECVQENYVLQEIADHCIEMTGGLFVKRPEDTDEYFRKKLRGCRECDIPTKVLTGEQAREMEPYLATDIDRAIWVPDGADVIASCTSCSLSLRQGYPELFDIEGTEDVSDDTFEALEYLRIHENLESELDDTTVDFPDLAYHAPCHARNQGLARQALETFREVEGVTIEDVGDSCSGISGTHGWKAEKYHTSMEIGEEMFHHMADAEGDVGMIECPTCAMQMEHGTGYEIRHPLQLLEAALVE